Proteins encoded by one window of Pseudomonas coleopterorum:
- the ribF gene encoding bifunctional riboflavin kinase/FAD synthetase, whose product MQLVRGLHNLRPQHRGCAATIGNFDGVHRGHQAILARLRERARELGVPSCVVIFEPQPREYFSPQTAPARLARLRDKVQLLADEQVDLVLCLAFNKRLSQLSASEFVDTILIDGLGVKHLEVGDDFRFGCDRAGDFDFLTQAGSLQGFTVEAAQTVELDGQRVSSTQVRKALASADFERAEQLLGRPFCIEGRVLHGQKLARQLGWPTANVQLKRRRVPLTGVYLVSVDIDGKTWPGVANIGVRPTVAGDGSAHLEVHLLDFAGDLYGRHLTVAFHHKLRDEQRFASLEALKSAIDADVAAARAHWAKPTA is encoded by the coding sequence ATGCAGCTGGTTCGAGGCCTTCACAATCTGCGGCCCCAGCATCGGGGCTGCGCCGCCACCATTGGCAATTTCGACGGTGTCCACCGCGGCCATCAGGCTATCCTGGCGCGGCTGCGCGAGCGTGCCCGGGAGTTGGGTGTGCCCAGCTGCGTAGTGATCTTCGAGCCCCAGCCGCGCGAATACTTCAGTCCACAGACCGCGCCGGCCCGCTTGGCCCGGTTGCGTGACAAAGTGCAGCTGCTGGCCGACGAGCAGGTCGATCTGGTGCTGTGCCTGGCCTTCAACAAGCGCCTGAGCCAGCTCAGCGCCTCGGAGTTCGTCGATACCATCCTGATCGACGGCCTGGGCGTGAAGCACCTCGAAGTTGGCGACGACTTTCGTTTCGGCTGCGACCGGGCAGGAGACTTCGATTTCCTGACCCAGGCCGGCAGCCTTCAAGGCTTTACCGTCGAGGCGGCGCAGACCGTTGAACTGGACGGTCAGCGGGTGAGCAGCACCCAGGTCCGCAAGGCCCTGGCGTCGGCCGATTTCGAACGTGCCGAGCAACTGCTCGGCCGACCCTTCTGCATCGAAGGAAGGGTCCTGCATGGGCAAAAGCTGGCCCGCCAACTGGGCTGGCCCACTGCCAATGTGCAACTCAAGCGCCGTCGCGTGCCGCTGACCGGGGTCTACCTGGTGAGTGTCGACATCGATGGCAAGACCTGGCCGGGAGTCGCCAACATAGGCGTGCGGCCAACCGTTGCAGGTGATGGCAGTGCCCACCTGGAAGTGCATTTGCTGGACTTTGCCGGTGACCTCTATGGCCGGCATTTAACGGTGGCGTTCCACCACAAGCTGCGTGATGAGCAGCGTTTCGCCTCGCTGGAGGCGCTGAAGTCGGCGATCGATGCGGATGTCGCCGCCGCGCGTGCCCACTGGGCCAAGCCAACCGCTTAA
- the murJ gene encoding murein biosynthesis integral membrane protein MurJ: MNLLKSLAAVSSITMVSRVLGFVRDTIIARIFGAGMATDAFFIAFKLPNLLRRIFAEGAFSQAFVPILAEYKNQQGEEATRTFIAYVAGLLTLALALVTVAGILAAPWVIWATAPGFADTPEKFHLTTDLLRVTFPYILLISLSSFVGAILNTYNRFSVPAFTPTLLNVSMILFALFLTPYFDPPVMALGWAVLAGGLAQLLYQLPHLKRLGLLVLPRLSLRDTGAVRVMKQMLPAILGVSVSQISLIINTIFASFLVAGSVSWMYYADRLMELPSGVLGVALGTILLPTLSKTYANKDRHEYSRILDWGLRLCFVLVLPCAVALALLAEPLTVALFQYGKFTALDAAMTQRALIAYSIGLLGIILIKVLAPGFYAQQNIRTPVKIALFTLVATQVFNLMFISHLQHAGLALAISLGACLNAGLLYWKLRQQDLFQPQPGWTVFLCKLGIAVLAMAVALLVLLQYMPAWADGQMLERFLRLGLLVLTGVLVYFGMLLAMGFRLKDFARRGLA, encoded by the coding sequence ATGAATCTACTCAAATCCCTGGCCGCGGTCAGCTCCATCACCATGGTTTCGCGGGTGCTGGGCTTCGTCCGCGACACCATCATCGCGCGCATCTTCGGCGCCGGCATGGCCACCGACGCCTTTTTCATCGCCTTCAAACTGCCGAACCTGCTGCGCCGGATCTTCGCCGAGGGCGCGTTCTCCCAGGCCTTCGTGCCGATTCTCGCCGAGTACAAGAACCAGCAGGGCGAGGAGGCCACGCGTACCTTCATTGCCTACGTCGCCGGCCTGTTGACCCTGGCCCTGGCGCTGGTCACGGTGGCCGGGATCCTGGCCGCGCCCTGGGTCATCTGGGCCACCGCGCCGGGCTTCGCCGACACGCCGGAGAAATTCCATCTCACCACCGACCTTCTGCGGGTGACCTTTCCTTATATATTGCTGATCTCGCTGTCGTCCTTCGTCGGTGCGATCCTCAATACCTACAACCGCTTTTCGGTGCCGGCCTTCACGCCTACGCTGCTCAACGTGTCGATGATCCTGTTCGCCCTGTTCCTCACGCCGTATTTCGATCCGCCGGTGATGGCGCTCGGCTGGGCGGTCCTGGCGGGCGGACTGGCGCAGCTGCTGTATCAACTGCCGCATCTGAAAAGGCTCGGCCTGCTGGTACTGCCGCGTCTGAGCCTGCGCGACACCGGCGCGGTGCGTGTGATGAAGCAGATGCTACCGGCCATTCTCGGGGTGTCGGTCAGCCAGATATCGCTGATCATCAACACCATCTTCGCCTCTTTTCTGGTAGCAGGCTCGGTCTCGTGGATGTACTACGCCGACCGTCTGATGGAACTGCCCTCGGGCGTGCTGGGGGTGGCGCTGGGTACCATTCTGTTGCCGACCCTTTCCAAGACCTACGCCAACAAGGACCGCCATGAGTACTCGCGCATCCTCGACTGGGGGCTGCGTCTGTGCTTCGTGCTGGTGCTGCCTTGCGCCGTGGCCCTGGCATTGCTTGCCGAGCCGTTGACCGTGGCCTTGTTCCAGTACGGCAAATTCACCGCCCTGGATGCGGCCATGACCCAGCGCGCACTGATCGCCTATTCCATCGGTCTGTTGGGCATCATCCTGATCAAGGTGCTGGCGCCGGGTTTCTATGCGCAGCAGAACATCCGTACGCCGGTGAAGATCGCGCTCTTCACGCTGGTGGCTACGCAGGTCTTCAACCTGATGTTCATCAGCCACCTGCAGCACGCTGGCCTGGCGCTGGCCATCAGCCTGGGTGCCTGCCTGAACGCCGGGCTGCTGTATTGGAAACTGCGCCAGCAGGACCTGTTTCAACCGCAGCCGGGCTGGACCGTCTTTTTATGCAAGCTGGGCATCGCCGTACTGGCCATGGCCGTCGCCTTGCTGGTATTGCTGCAGTACATGCCGGCATGGGCTGACGGCCAGATGCTCGAACGCTTCCTGCGCCTGGGGCTGCTGGTGTTGACAGGCGTGCTAGTGTATTTCGGAATGTTGTTGGCCATGGGCTTCCGCCTCAAGGACTTCGCTCGCCGCGGGCTGGCCTGA
- the rpsT gene encoding 30S ribosomal protein S20 has product MANSPSAKKRAKQAEKRRSHNASLRSMVRTYIKNVVKAIDAKDAEKAQAAYVLAVPVIDRMADKGIIHKNKAARHKGRLNGHIKALNQAAAA; this is encoded by the coding sequence GTGGCCAACTCACCTTCCGCCAAAAAACGTGCAAAACAGGCTGAGAAGCGTCGCAGCCACAACGCCAGCCTGCGTTCCATGGTTCGCACCTACATCAAGAATGTAGTCAAAGCCATCGACGCAAAAGACGCCGAAAAAGCACAAGCTGCTTATGTTCTGGCCGTGCCAGTTATCGACCGTATGGCCGATAAAGGCATCATCCACAAGAACAAGGCTGCTCGTCACAAAGGCCGTCTGAATGGCCACATCAAAGCACTGAACCAGGCTGCTGCTGCCTGA
- a CDS encoding CreA family protein has translation MNVLKALAATLLCLPMLANAEEIGQVSTVFKVVGPNDRIVVEAFDDPKVPGVTCYLSRAKTGGVKGGLGLAEDRAEASIACRQVGPIQLPDNLKEGEEVFKERTSLVFKTMQVVRFHDKKRNALVYLVYSDRMIEGSPQNAVTAIPIRPWTTE, from the coding sequence ATGAATGTGCTCAAGGCCCTTGCGGCCACGCTGTTGTGCCTGCCGATGCTGGCGAATGCCGAGGAAATCGGTCAGGTGTCCACGGTGTTCAAGGTTGTCGGTCCCAATGACCGGATCGTCGTCGAAGCATTCGATGATCCCAAGGTGCCGGGTGTGACCTGCTACCTTTCGCGCGCCAAGACGGGCGGGGTGAAGGGTGGTCTGGGCTTGGCCGAAGACCGCGCCGAGGCGTCCATCGCCTGTCGCCAGGTCGGGCCGATCCAGTTGCCGGACAACTTGAAGGAAGGCGAGGAGGTATTCAAGGAGCGCACGTCGCTGGTGTTCAAGACTATGCAGGTGGTTCGATTCCACGACAAGAAGCGCAACGCGCTCGTGTACCTGGTCTACAGCGACCGCATGATCGAAGGCAGCCCGCAGAACGCCGTGACCGCCATCCCCATTCGTCCCTGGACCACCGAATAA
- the proB gene encoding glutamate 5-kinase: MRSKVTGAQRWVVKIGSALLTADGKGLDRAAMGVWVEQMVALHNAGVELVLVSSGAVAAGMSRLGWAKRPSGMHELQAAAAIGQMGLVQAWESSFAEHGRHTAQILLTHDDLSDRKRYLNARSTLRTLVELGVVPVINENDTVVTDEIRFGDNDTLAALVANLVEADLLVILTDRDGMFDADPRTNPDAQLIFEARADDPSLDAVAGGTGGALGRGGMQTKLRAARLAARSGAHTVIVGGRIERVLDRLKAGDRLGTLLSPEREMLAARKQWLAGHLQTRGTLVLDDGAVQALTGGHKSLLPVGVKVVQGSFRRGEMVVCVAPDGREIARGLANYSALEAQKIIGQSSDVIERLLGYMAEPELVHRDNLILV; this comes from the coding sequence ATGCGGAGCAAGGTGACGGGCGCGCAGCGCTGGGTCGTGAAGATCGGCAGTGCGCTGCTGACCGCGGACGGCAAGGGTCTGGATCGCGCGGCGATGGGCGTATGGGTCGAGCAGATGGTTGCTTTGCACAACGCCGGGGTCGAGTTGGTACTAGTGTCTTCGGGTGCAGTGGCGGCCGGCATGAGTCGCCTTGGCTGGGCCAAGCGCCCCAGTGGCATGCACGAATTGCAGGCGGCCGCGGCTATCGGCCAGATGGGTCTGGTGCAGGCCTGGGAGTCGAGCTTCGCCGAGCATGGCCGACACACCGCCCAGATTCTCCTCACCCACGACGACCTGTCCGATCGCAAGCGCTACCTCAATGCGCGCAGCACGCTGCGTACGCTGGTCGAGCTGGGCGTGGTGCCGGTCATCAACGAAAACGACACCGTGGTCACCGACGAGATCCGCTTCGGTGACAACGACACCCTGGCTGCTTTGGTGGCCAACCTGGTGGAAGCGGACCTGCTGGTCATTCTCACCGACCGCGACGGCATGTTCGATGCCGACCCGCGCACCAACCCCGATGCCCAGCTGATCTTCGAGGCGCGCGCCGACGATCCGTCGCTCGACGCCGTCGCTGGCGGTACCGGCGGTGCGCTGGGCCGCGGCGGCATGCAGACCAAGTTGCGCGCCGCGCGCCTGGCCGCGCGCTCCGGAGCGCACACGGTAATCGTCGGCGGCCGTATCGAGCGTGTGCTCGATCGGCTCAAGGCTGGCGATCGCCTGGGTACGCTGCTGTCGCCCGAGCGTGAAATGCTGGCTGCGCGCAAGCAGTGGCTCGCCGGGCATCTGCAGACTCGTGGCACTCTGGTGCTCGACGACGGGGCCGTGCAGGCCCTGACCGGTGGCCACAAGAGCCTGCTGCCGGTGGGTGTGAAAGTGGTGCAGGGCAGCTTCAGGCGCGGTGAGATGGTAGTGTGCGTGGCGCCGGACGGTCGTGAAATCGCCCGCGGCCTGGCCAACTACAGTGCGCTCGAAGCACAGAAAATCATCGGTCAGTCGTCGGACGTCATCGAGCGCTTGCTGGGCTACATGGCCGAGCCCGAGCTGGTGCACCGCGACAACCTGATCCTCGTTTGA
- the cgtA gene encoding Obg family GTPase CgtA, whose protein sequence is MKFVDEVSIRVKAGDGGNGCMSFRREKFIENGGPNGGDGGDGGSIYMIADENLNTLVDYRYTRHFDAERGANGGSTDCTGKKGEDLELRVPVGTTVIDASTQEVIGDLVKAGQRLLVAHGGWHGLGNTRFKSSTNRAPRQTSPGKPGEQRDLKLEMKVLADVGLLGLPNAGKSTFIRSVSAAKPKVADYPFTTLVPNLGVVSVDRWKSFVVADIPGLIEGASHGAGLGIRFLKHLARTRILLHLVDMAPLDETSAADAAEVIVNELVKFSPSLAERERWLVLNKCDQILEEEHEERVKEIVDRLEWEGPVYVISAIAKEGTERLSRDIMRYLEDRADRLARDPAYADELAELDQRIEDEARAQLQALDDQRALRRSGVKSVHDIGDDDDWDEEDTEDGPEIIYVRD, encoded by the coding sequence ATGAAGTTTGTAGATGAAGTGTCCATCCGCGTGAAGGCGGGTGATGGTGGCAACGGCTGCATGAGCTTTCGCCGCGAAAAATTCATCGAGAATGGCGGCCCCAACGGCGGCGACGGTGGTGATGGCGGCTCGATCTACATGATCGCCGACGAAAACCTCAACACCCTGGTCGACTACCGTTATACCCGCCACTTCGATGCCGAGCGCGGCGCCAACGGCGGCAGCACCGACTGCACCGGCAAGAAGGGTGAAGACCTGGAGTTGCGCGTGCCGGTAGGTACCACGGTGATCGACGCCTCCACTCAGGAAGTCATCGGCGACCTGGTCAAGGCCGGTCAGCGCCTGCTCGTGGCCCATGGTGGCTGGCACGGCCTGGGCAATACCCGATTCAAATCCAGTACCAACCGCGCGCCGCGCCAGACCAGCCCAGGCAAGCCAGGCGAGCAGCGCGATCTCAAGCTGGAGATGAAAGTGCTGGCCGACGTCGGTCTGCTGGGCCTGCCCAATGCCGGTAAAAGCACCTTTATCCGCTCGGTGTCTGCAGCCAAGCCCAAGGTGGCCGATTACCCGTTCACCACCCTGGTGCCGAACCTGGGCGTGGTGAGTGTCGACCGCTGGAAGAGCTTCGTCGTGGCCGACATTCCCGGTCTGATCGAGGGGGCTTCCCACGGTGCCGGTCTGGGCATCCGATTCCTCAAGCATTTGGCGCGTACCCGCATCCTGCTGCACCTGGTCGACATGGCGCCGCTGGATGAAACCAGTGCTGCCGACGCCGCCGAAGTGATCGTCAACGAGCTGGTCAAGTTCAGCCCGTCGCTGGCCGAGCGTGAGCGTTGGCTGGTGCTCAACAAGTGCGACCAGATCCTGGAAGAAGAGCACGAAGAGCGCGTCAAGGAGATCGTCGATCGCCTGGAGTGGGAAGGTCCGGTCTATGTGATCTCGGCCATCGCCAAGGAAGGTACCGAGCGCCTGAGCCGTGACATCATGCGCTACCTGGAAGACCGTGCCGACCGTCTGGCACGCGATCCGGCCTATGCCGACGAGCTGGCCGAACTCGATCAGCGCATCGAAGACGAAGCGCGCGCCCAGCTGCAGGCGCTGGACGACCAGCGCGCGCTGCGTCGCAGCGGCGTGAAGAGCGTCCACGACATCGGCGATGACGACGACTGGGACGAAGAAGACACCGAAGACGGCCCGGAAATCATCTACGTCCGCGATTGA
- the rpmA gene encoding 50S ribosomal protein L27, with protein MAHKKAGGSTRNGRDSEAKRLGVKMYGGQAIIPGNIIVRQRGTQFHAGYGVGMGKDHTLFAKVAGVIKFEVKGAFGRRYVSVVAA; from the coding sequence ATGGCACACAAAAAAGCTGGTGGTAGTACCCGTAACGGTCGCGACTCAGAAGCCAAACGCCTTGGCGTGAAGATGTATGGCGGCCAGGCTATCATCCCAGGCAACATCATCGTGCGTCAGCGCGGCACCCAATTCCACGCTGGCTACGGCGTTGGCATGGGTAAAGATCACACCCTGTTCGCGAAAGTCGCAGGCGTGATCAAGTTCGAAGTAAAGGGCGCCTTCGGTCGTCGTTACGTGAGCGTTGTCGCAGCCTAA
- the rplU gene encoding 50S ribosomal protein L21 encodes MSYAVIVTGGKQYKVAPGEYLKIEKLEIATGESVTFDRVLLVANGDDVNIGAPVVAGATVVAEVISQGRHDKVRIIKFRRRKHHMKRMGHRQWYTEIKITGIQA; translated from the coding sequence ATGTCGTACGCAGTAATCGTTACCGGTGGCAAGCAATACAAGGTCGCCCCAGGTGAATACCTGAAGATCGAAAAACTGGAAATCGCCACCGGCGAATCCGTTACCTTTGATCGCGTTCTGTTGGTCGCCAATGGCGACGACGTGAACATCGGCGCTCCAGTGGTTGCCGGCGCTACCGTTGTGGCTGAAGTGATTTCCCAAGGTCGTCACGATAAGGTCCGCATCATCAAGTTCCGTCGTCGTAAGCACCACATGAAGCGCATGGGCCACCGCCAGTGGTACACCGAGATCAAAATCACCGGTATTCAGGCGTAA
- a CDS encoding polyprenyl synthetase family protein, protein MQPQAFYRAVADDFSAVDEIIKKQLTSRVPLVSTISDYITSSGGKRLRPLLVLLAGKALGHQSDDLRLLAATIELLHTSTLLHDDVVDMSGMRRGRSTANAKWGNAPSVLVGDFLYSRSFEMMVELGSMSVMKILSHATRIIAEGEVLQLSKVRDASTTEEIYMEVIRGKTAMLFEASAHSAAALTGASAEQCEALRTFGDHLGVAFQLVDDLLDYRGDAETLGKNVGDDLAEGKPTLPLIYTMREGNAEQAALVRQAIQKGGIEDLERIRVAVEDCGALDYTARLARDYVSKAIAQLEVLPASQYRDALIELSEFAVARTH, encoded by the coding sequence ATGCAACCCCAAGCTTTCTACCGCGCGGTGGCGGACGATTTCAGCGCCGTCGACGAGATCATCAAGAAGCAGCTGACCTCGCGTGTGCCGCTGGTATCGACGATCAGCGACTATATTACCTCCTCCGGAGGCAAGCGCCTGCGCCCGCTGCTGGTGTTGCTCGCTGGCAAAGCCCTGGGCCATCAAAGCGATGACCTGCGGCTGCTGGCGGCCACCATCGAGCTGCTGCACACCTCGACCCTGCTGCATGATGACGTGGTCGACATGTCTGGCATGCGTCGCGGCCGCTCCACCGCCAACGCCAAGTGGGGCAATGCTCCGAGCGTGCTGGTCGGCGACTTTCTCTATTCGCGCTCTTTCGAAATGATGGTCGAGCTGGGCTCGATGTCGGTGATGAAGATTCTTTCACACGCCACACGCATCATCGCCGAGGGCGAAGTGCTGCAGCTGTCCAAGGTACGGGACGCCAGCACCACCGAAGAGATCTACATGGAAGTGATCCGCGGCAAGACCGCGATGCTCTTCGAAGCCTCGGCGCACAGTGCGGCAGCGCTCACCGGCGCCAGCGCCGAACAGTGCGAGGCGCTGCGCACATTTGGTGACCACCTGGGTGTTGCGTTCCAACTGGTCGACGATCTGCTCGATTATCGCGGCGACGCCGAGACCCTGGGCAAGAATGTGGGTGATGACCTGGCCGAGGGCAAGCCGACCTTGCCGCTGATCTACACCATGCGTGAAGGTAACGCCGAACAGGCAGCGCTGGTGCGGCAGGCGATCCAGAAAGGCGGGATCGAGGATCTGGAGCGCATCCGTGTGGCGGTCGAGGACTGCGGGGCGCTGGATTACACCGCGCGTCTGGCCCGCGATTATGTGTCCAAGGCCATTGCCCAGCTGGAAGTGCTGCCTGCCAGCCAGTATCGGGATGCATTGATCGAGCTCAGCGAGTTTGCGGTGGCGCGTACGCACTGA
- a CDS encoding zinc ribbon domain-containing protein YjdM, with protein sequence MSTLPPCPKCQSEYTYEDGTQLICPECSHEWSATGEESADGDALVIKDSVGNVLADGDTITVIKDLKVKGSSLVVKVGTKVKNIRLCDGDHDIDCKIDGIGAMKLKSEFVRKV encoded by the coding sequence GTGAGCACGCTGCCGCCCTGCCCCAAATGCCAATCCGAATACACCTACGAAGACGGCACCCAGCTGATCTGCCCTGAATGCAGCCATGAATGGTCGGCAACCGGCGAAGAAAGTGCCGACGGCGATGCCTTGGTGATCAAGGATTCGGTGGGCAACGTTTTGGCTGACGGTGACACCATCACCGTGATCAAGGACCTCAAGGTCAAGGGCTCTTCGCTAGTGGTCAAGGTCGGTACCAAGGTGAAGAACATTCGCCTGTGCGACGGTGACCATGATATCGATTGCAAGATCGATGGCATCGGCGCCATGAAGCTCAAGTCCGAGTTCGTGCGCAAAGTCTGA
- a CDS encoding FKBP-type peptidyl-prolyl cis-trans isomerase — protein sequence MSEVQLSTDETRVSYGIGRQLGGQLRDNPPPGVSLDAILVGLTDAFRGHESRVSEAELNASFKVIREIMQAEQQAKAEAAAGEGKAYLAENAKRAEITTTASGLQYEVLSTGEGSKPSGDSTVRVHYHGTLTDGTVFDSSYNRGEPAEFPVNGVIAGWTEALQLMPAGSKWRVHVPSELAYGAQGVGSIPPHSVLVFDVELLEVL from the coding sequence ATGTCCGAAGTACAACTGTCGACCGACGAAACCCGTGTGAGCTATGGCATTGGCCGCCAACTGGGTGGCCAGCTTCGCGACAACCCGCCACCGGGTGTAAGTCTGGACGCCATTCTGGTCGGCCTGACCGACGCGTTCCGCGGTCATGAAAGCCGTGTGAGCGAAGCAGAGCTCAATGCCAGCTTCAAGGTCATCCGCGAGATCATGCAGGCTGAACAGCAGGCCAAGGCCGAAGCCGCAGCAGGCGAAGGCAAGGCGTACCTGGCGGAAAACGCCAAGCGTGCCGAAATCACCACCACGGCCAGTGGCCTGCAGTACGAAGTGCTGAGCACCGGCGAAGGCAGCAAGCCGTCCGGCGACAGCACCGTACGTGTTCACTACCACGGCACCCTGACCGACGGCACTGTGTTCGATAGCTCCTACAACCGTGGCGAGCCAGCCGAGTTCCCGGTCAACGGCGTGATCGCTGGCTGGACCGAAGCCCTGCAACTGATGCCTGCCGGCAGCAAGTGGCGCGTACACGTTCCCAGCGAACTGGCCTACGGCGCCCAGGGCGTCGGTAGCATCCCGCCGCACAGCGTGCTGGTGTTCGATGTGGAACTGCTGGAAGTCCTGTAA
- a CDS encoding TIGR00645 family protein encodes MERFVEKTMYASRWLLAPIYVGLSLGLLALALKFFQEIFHVLPNIFAMAESEVILVLLSLIDMALVGGLLVMVMISGYENFVSQLDIEDGVEKLSWLGKMDSSSLKMKVAASIVAISSIHLLRVFMDAKNIEPQYLMWYVIIHMTFVVSAFAMGYLDKLTKH; translated from the coding sequence ATGGAACGCTTCGTCGAAAAAACCATGTACGCCTCGCGCTGGTTGCTGGCGCCGATCTACGTCGGCCTGTCGCTGGGACTGCTGGCGCTGGCCCTGAAATTCTTCCAGGAAATCTTCCATGTCCTGCCCAACATCTTCGCCATGGCCGAATCCGAAGTGATTCTGGTGCTGCTCTCGCTCATCGACATGGCGCTGGTGGGCGGTCTGCTGGTGATGGTGATGATTTCCGGCTATGAGAACTTCGTTTCGCAGCTGGACATCGAAGATGGCGTAGAGAAGCTCAGCTGGTTGGGCAAGATGGATTCCTCTTCCCTCAAGATGAAGGTAGCCGCTTCGATCGTGGCCATTTCCTCCATCCATCTGCTGCGCGTGTTCATGGATGCCAAGAACATCGAACCGCAGTACCTGATGTGGTACGTAATCATCCACATGACCTTCGTCGTCTCGGCCTTCGCCATGGGCTATCTGGACAAGCTGACCAAGCACTAA